A genomic window from Dehalococcoidia bacterium includes:
- a CDS encoding CoA transferase, which produces MRHRIRPDPMRNPNPHLPLAGVRIVDFTWVAAGPATTRYFADFGATVLRIETSVYPDPWRNSAPFAGNTPGPNRSGAFALVNAGKRSLTLNMRTAEGVGLARRLILEWADAVVDNFTAGVLERWGLGYDVLSRERPDLVMLSMSTFGRGNPLESLPGFGPLITALVGITNLAGWPDSTPVPPGPSATYTDFIVPRQAATALIAALDYRERTGRGVYIPLSQFLASLHLLAPLILDALESGRQAQRQGNRDTGCVPHGCFPCADGEWVAIAVETDAHWRALRQVMGCPAWADDPWLDTVLGRKAREDMLEAHLAQWTRQYPSQVLVQRLQEAGVPAGVCHSARGLLHDPQMAHRGAYPELEHPEIGKHRVDAPEMLLSATPGRPVRPAPLLGQDTLLVLREVLGLTVEEVDALREKGVLQ; this is translated from the coding sequence ATGCGTCATCGCATCCGCCCTGATCCGATGCGCAACCCCAATCCCCACCTGCCCCTGGCAGGGGTGCGCATCGTGGACTTCACCTGGGTGGCGGCGGGGCCAGCCACGACCCGCTATTTCGCCGACTTCGGAGCCACTGTCCTGCGCATAGAGACCAGCGTCTATCCCGACCCTTGGCGCAACTCCGCCCCCTTTGCCGGCAACACGCCCGGCCCCAACCGCTCCGGGGCTTTCGCCCTGGTGAACGCTGGTAAGCGGAGCCTGACCCTGAACATGCGCACGGCCGAGGGGGTGGGCTTGGCGCGCCGGCTCATCCTGGAATGGGCCGATGCGGTGGTGGACAACTTTACCGCGGGCGTGTTGGAGCGCTGGGGGCTGGGGTACGATGTGCTCTCCAGGGAGCGGCCGGATCTGGTTATGCTCTCCATGTCCACCTTCGGGCGGGGTAATCCGTTGGAGAGCCTGCCCGGTTTCGGCCCCCTCATCACGGCCCTGGTGGGCATCACCAACCTGGCGGGCTGGCCCGACAGCACCCCGGTGCCTCCCGGCCCCTCGGCCACCTATACCGATTTCATCGTCCCCCGGCAGGCGGCCACCGCGCTTATTGCCGCTTTGGATTATCGGGAGCGTACGGGGCGGGGGGTGTATATCCCCCTCTCCCAGTTCCTGGCTTCCCTGCACCTGTTGGCACCCCTGATACTGGACGCCCTAGAGAGCGGACGGCAGGCCCAGCGCCAAGGCAACCGGGATACGGGGTGTGTGCCCCACGGATGCTTTCCCTGCGCCGACGGGGAGTGGGTAGCCATCGCCGTGGAAACGGATGCCCACTGGCGTGCCTTGCGCCAGGTGATGGGGTGCCCTGCGTGGGCAGACGACCCGTGGTTGGACACTGTGCTCGGGCGCAAGGCCCGGGAGGATATGCTGGAGGCCCATCTGGCCCAGTGGACACGGCAATATCCCAGCCAGGTGCTGGTCCAGCGCTTGCAGGAGGCTGGGGTGCCGGCAGGGGTGTGCCACTCGGCGCGGGGCCTGCTCCACGACCCCCAAATGGCCCACCGGGGTGCCTATCCCGAGCTGGAACATCCCGAGATAGGCAAGCATCGGGTGGATGCCCCCGAGATGCTTCTTTCAGCTACCCCGGGCCGTCCTGTGCGTCCTGCCCCCCTCCTGGGGCAGGACACCCTGCTGGTGCTGCGGGAGGTGCTGGGGCTCACGGTGGAGGAGGTGGACGCCTTGCGAGAGAAAGGGGTGTTGCAATAG